In Acaryochloris marina S15, a single genomic region encodes these proteins:
- a CDS encoding ArsA family ATPase: MAFLLTFLGKGGTGRTTVAIAAAKQFAEQGYRVLLASQNPGPGFDLMMGATIGTEPQELGVNLKAVQLRSTVLLEKAWEDLKKLEAEYVRTPFFKTVFGQELGILPGMDNVLALNTLREYEGSGSYDVIIYDGPGDLSTLRMIGSPEILSWYARRFRQVIADSDLGKALSPFVQPVTSAVFTVNLAGDNFAGPTEQANTVLDDAKRAISDPNRVAAYLVTTGDEVAIATAQYYWGSAQQVGLSIGGVIANPARTPLNPSALQSAFDPLSVVTLPEYTGDWQSLMAALPDLKQAANAPKPIEIDIILGQVKLFLPKFEKSQVKLTQYGPEVTIEAGDQRRNIFLPPELRGKPVKAAKFQGGYLTITF; encoded by the coding sequence ATGGCATTTCTTCTGACTTTCTTAGGAAAAGGCGGCACGGGGCGAACGACGGTTGCGATCGCAGCGGCAAAACAATTCGCTGAACAGGGATATCGGGTCTTATTGGCCAGTCAGAATCCGGGTCCCGGTTTTGATTTAATGATGGGTGCCACAATTGGCACGGAACCTCAAGAACTCGGCGTCAACTTAAAAGCAGTGCAGCTCCGCAGCACGGTTCTGCTAGAGAAAGCTTGGGAAGATCTCAAGAAACTCGAAGCAGAATATGTTCGCACGCCTTTTTTTAAGACGGTCTTTGGCCAAGAACTTGGCATTCTGCCCGGTATGGATAATGTCCTCGCCCTCAATACTCTGCGTGAGTATGAGGGCAGTGGCAGTTATGACGTCATTATTTATGATGGTCCGGGCGATCTGTCTACGCTTCGCATGATTGGGTCGCCAGAGATCCTGAGTTGGTATGCCCGTCGATTTCGCCAGGTGATTGCTGACTCCGATTTGGGTAAAGCACTCTCTCCCTTTGTCCAGCCCGTCACATCTGCTGTGTTCACCGTTAATTTGGCCGGGGACAATTTTGCTGGACCAACTGAGCAAGCCAATACCGTCTTGGATGATGCCAAGCGGGCGATCTCAGATCCGAATCGAGTTGCAGCTTATTTGGTTACCACTGGGGACGAAGTTGCGATCGCAACTGCTCAATACTATTGGGGCAGTGCCCAGCAAGTGGGATTAAGCATTGGTGGTGTGATTGCCAATCCTGCTAGAACCCCCCTCAATCCCTCAGCTTTGCAATCGGCCTTTGATCCACTCTCTGTAGTAACTCTGCCGGAATACACCGGAGATTGGCAGTCCCTGATGGCGGCCCTACCTGATCTAAAACAAGCCGCCAATGCTCCTAAACCCATCGAAATTGACATTATCCTGGGGCAGGTGAAATTATTTCTGCCCAAATTTGAAAAATCCCAGGTTAAATTAACCCAATATGGTCCTGAAGTGACCATTGAAGCAGGAGACCAACGGCGTAATATCTTCTTACCCCCTGAGCTACGTGGGAAGCCCGTTAAAGCCGCAAAATTTCAAGGTGGATATTTAACGATTACTTTTTAA
- a CDS encoding DUF2862 domain-containing protein → MKLGQKVRVCQIRDRFSSALNDKVGEMGTIQDFKMTDGSGVGVVVAFSDKTSSWFFEEELETGRR, encoded by the coding sequence ATGAAGTTAGGTCAGAAGGTTCGCGTTTGCCAAATTCGCGATCGATTTTCTAGTGCCCTCAACGATAAAGTCGGTGAAATGGGTACGATTCAAGATTTCAAAATGACGGATGGTAGTGGTGTTGGTGTCGTCGTCGCCTTCAGTGACAAAACCAGTAGCTGGTTTTTTGAAGAAGAGCTAGAGACAGGTCGACGGTAA
- a CDS encoding IS1096 element passenger TnpR family protein — protein sequence MTFDIRQLDGLDYDEAEPLLDDYINGVIREFIESEVGKAHTQAYPTGGFWIGTFIEMAFTYGEFTLAKMSKGDAQLVMANILPRKLTLLDRSEAEDAIPELVAFWTFLKQEYKFRSAGAIAKYLTSIQDKFQDWMFDSTRGGIAKNFMMQGMEAGFDMSSQSDVEAFQAEYNQRIKADPQNNPLIPAEPTVPMTAPPPDVKQFLDLMGVELPEEGEQVNPAELLGKIMDAADQMADLLDANAPTAKQGPGDFLRSLRTDLMGSPLDEDFSLSEQDITLLEALTISETQPGPLLKDFQTLLEFIGPEGRIVSGKRQQISMKDLAELNQQLSTPIDIDLKRPAQKSYPPIHGLYLLLRATGIVKIVAKGKKQFLVLNPPVYDLWQQFNPTERYCTLLEAWLIRGHGEMLGEDRMGYLTEGNRCIQSWHKIVEKKKHTYNQKRTAQDSFSFYPGIHNLALMEMFGLVNITTGKPDAGKGWRIKSIEALSLGTPVLNLVKNAFLENNMTWPSGVDPSVPYGELQDALQPYFPKWQKTLVLPSSDFRPDRHIFKVSLGKIWRRIAISGDATLEDLSAYILSSVEFDSDHLDSFTYTNEMGRKVEVLHPFAKGGFFSDEEPLHTDAVKIGSLPLSEGSIMEYLFDFGDCWTFQVQLETIEPNPDQIQSTRTKKKKKKAPVGEILEVHGEPPKQYPGSDEDW from the coding sequence GTGACTTTTGATATTCGCCAGCTCGACGGCCTGGATTATGACGAGGCTGAACCATTATTAGACGACTACATTAACGGTGTGATTCGTGAATTCATCGAATCAGAAGTAGGAAAGGCCCATACCCAAGCCTATCCAACTGGAGGCTTTTGGATCGGCACTTTTATAGAAATGGCCTTTACCTACGGCGAATTTACCTTAGCAAAGATGAGCAAAGGGGATGCCCAGCTTGTCATGGCGAATATTCTTCCCCGCAAGCTTACCCTACTAGACCGCAGCGAAGCAGAGGATGCGATTCCAGAGCTAGTGGCCTTTTGGACGTTTTTAAAGCAGGAGTATAAATTCCGTAGTGCAGGTGCGATCGCAAAATACCTCACCTCGATCCAAGACAAGTTCCAAGACTGGATGTTTGACTCAACCCGAGGCGGCATTGCCAAAAACTTTATGATGCAGGGGATGGAGGCAGGCTTTGACATGTCGAGCCAATCAGATGTCGAGGCCTTCCAAGCTGAATACAATCAGCGAATTAAAGCGGATCCTCAAAATAACCCCCTCATTCCTGCTGAACCGACTGTCCCCATGACAGCTCCTCCGCCAGATGTGAAGCAGTTTCTAGACTTAATGGGGGTTGAACTACCGGAAGAGGGAGAGCAGGTTAATCCTGCAGAGCTGCTTGGCAAAATCATGGATGCGGCCGATCAGATGGCAGATCTGCTAGATGCCAATGCCCCAACCGCCAAGCAAGGACCTGGAGATTTTCTCCGATCCCTCAGAACTGATTTGATGGGCTCGCCCCTAGATGAAGACTTCTCCTTGTCAGAACAAGATATTACGCTACTTGAAGCACTCACCATTAGTGAAACTCAACCTGGCCCCCTCCTCAAAGACTTCCAGACTCTACTAGAGTTCATTGGCCCAGAAGGGCGGATTGTCAGTGGCAAAAGACAGCAAATTTCCATGAAAGACCTAGCTGAACTGAATCAGCAGTTGAGCACTCCCATAGACATTGATCTGAAACGTCCGGCTCAAAAATCTTATCCTCCGATTCATGGGCTGTATTTGCTGCTGAGAGCAACGGGTATCGTCAAAATAGTGGCGAAAGGGAAAAAACAATTTCTGGTTCTGAATCCGCCAGTTTATGACCTCTGGCAACAATTCAATCCAACAGAACGCTACTGTACGCTTCTCGAAGCTTGGTTAATCCGTGGCCATGGAGAAATGTTAGGTGAAGACCGAATGGGATATCTCACCGAGGGGAATCGCTGCATACAAAGCTGGCACAAGATTGTTGAGAAGAAAAAGCATACCTATAACCAGAAAAGAACGGCTCAGGATTCTTTTAGCTTCTATCCTGGAATCCACAATTTAGCGCTAATGGAGATGTTCGGCCTAGTCAATATCACGACAGGCAAACCTGATGCTGGGAAGGGATGGCGGATTAAAAGTATTGAAGCATTATCCTTGGGAACGCCAGTCTTAAATTTGGTCAAAAATGCCTTTCTAGAAAACAATATGACTTGGCCTTCTGGGGTGGATCCATCTGTCCCCTATGGTGAATTACAAGACGCATTACAGCCCTATTTCCCAAAATGGCAGAAAACGCTGGTCTTGCCTAGTTCAGACTTCCGACCCGATCGCCATATCTTTAAAGTTAGTTTAGGCAAAATATGGCGACGGATCGCCATCTCTGGAGACGCTACTTTAGAAGATCTCAGTGCTTATATCCTGTCTTCGGTGGAGTTTGATTCCGATCATCTGGATTCCTTTACCTATACCAATGAAATGGGGCGAAAAGTAGAAGTACTGCATCCCTTTGCTAAAGGCGGATTCTTCTCAGATGAAGAACCTCTTCATACGGATGCAGTCAAAATTGGTAGCCTGCCCCTTTCAGAAGGCAGCATAATGGAGTATCTTTTTGATTTTGGGGATTGTTGGACGTTTCAGGTTCAACTGGAAACGATTGAGCCAAACCCCGATCAAATTCAGAGTACCCGCACCAAAAAGAAAAAGAAAAAAGCACCTGTGGGTGAAATTTTGGAGGTGCATGGGGAACCACCCAAACAATACCCAGGCTCTGATGAAGATTGGTAG
- a CDS encoding ABC transporter ATP-binding protein yields MSSDIAVRTQGLTKRFGRHVAVNDLDLEIGSGEVFGLIGPNGAGKTTLIRMLATAEQPTLGDIYIRGQLLERNQTNAHLKRLIGYLPDDFPLYEDLTVWEYLHYFAHLYELRQPRRRQRLFDVLELVQLTHKRRSSVASLSRGMKQRLGLARTIIHEPVLLLLDEPVSGLDPLARVQFRELINVLREAGMTIIISSHILSDLAELCTSVGIMELGYLVEKTSLQQLYETLGQQQIQIATLGDWQPVEQLLGQCPHIESWQVDPTTQQIKAQFQGNQADAAALLRSLLEADLPIYNFQCIQEDLETIFLEKLDHKQVS; encoded by the coding sequence ATGTCCTCTGATATAGCAGTACGCACCCAGGGATTGACGAAGCGATTTGGTCGCCACGTTGCAGTCAATGACCTAGATTTAGAAATTGGCTCAGGGGAAGTATTTGGACTCATTGGTCCCAATGGTGCTGGCAAGACGACCCTAATTCGGATGTTGGCAACGGCGGAACAGCCCACCCTTGGCGATATCTATATTCGGGGACAGTTATTAGAACGTAATCAAACCAACGCCCATCTCAAACGCCTAATCGGTTATTTACCCGATGATTTTCCCCTCTATGAAGATCTGACGGTATGGGAATATCTCCATTACTTTGCTCATCTATATGAGTTACGCCAGCCTCGCCGTCGCCAACGTTTGTTTGACGTGTTGGAGCTGGTGCAATTGACCCACAAGCGTCGGAGTTCCGTCGCCAGTTTATCGCGGGGAATGAAGCAGCGTTTGGGCCTAGCTCGTACGATTATCCACGAACCTGTTTTGCTGCTGCTAGACGAACCCGTCTCTGGTTTAGATCCCCTCGCTAGAGTTCAGTTTCGGGAATTGATCAATGTACTGCGAGAAGCAGGCATGACCATCATTATTTCCTCCCATATCCTCAGCGATTTAGCAGAGCTCTGTACCTCTGTTGGGATTATGGAACTGGGCTATTTGGTGGAGAAGACCTCGCTTCAGCAGCTCTACGAAACGTTAGGCCAGCAGCAAATTCAGATTGCCACCCTGGGAGATTGGCAGCCCGTGGAACAACTGTTGGGGCAATGCCCTCATATAGAGAGTTGGCAGGTAGATCCAACAACCCAACAGATCAAAGCTCAATTCCAAGGGAATCAAGCGGATGCCGCTGCATTATTGCGATCGCTCCTGGAAGCCGATCTTCCCATCTATAACTTTCAGTGCATTCAAGAAGATTTAGAAACCATCTTTCTCGAAAAACTAGACCATAAGCAGGTGTCATAA
- a CDS encoding DNA polymerase III subunit delta' encodes MVSLMFTGIIGQSAAIEYLSRAISTQRVAPAYLFAGPEGIGRSLVAEQFLSLLLDPEQTDRRSLKNHPDSLWIAPTYKHKNKLLTVAQMQEQDISLPRSHPQIRLAQIRDMTQFLSQSPLEASRLAVVLEGAETMNEAAANALLKSLEEPGNATLVLLAPNIDALIPTLVSRCQRIPFCRLNPEQMAQVLKQAGYTEVLDHPQLIEMAQGSPGGAISHWHQQDSISPDLLQADLETLNTPLACLGLAQKIDQALDLPSQLWLLDYYQQVYWRTYGNSALVHQFEKAKEQLRHYAQPRLVWEVTLLALAEQ; translated from the coding sequence ATGGTATCCCTAATGTTTACAGGGATTATTGGCCAGTCGGCGGCGATTGAATATTTGAGTCGGGCAATCTCAACCCAGCGAGTCGCCCCTGCTTATTTGTTTGCTGGACCGGAAGGGATTGGACGGAGCCTCGTTGCCGAACAGTTTCTAAGTCTGCTTTTAGATCCGGAACAAACGGATCGGCGCAGTCTCAAAAATCATCCTGATAGCCTGTGGATTGCTCCCACCTATAAACATAAGAATAAATTGCTGACGGTGGCTCAAATGCAGGAACAAGACATTTCTCTGCCTAGAAGTCACCCACAAATTCGCTTGGCCCAAATTCGAGATATGACTCAGTTTCTGAGCCAATCCCCGTTGGAGGCATCCCGATTGGCCGTAGTGCTTGAAGGGGCGGAAACTATGAATGAGGCCGCTGCTAATGCTCTGCTGAAAAGCTTAGAAGAGCCTGGCAATGCCACGTTAGTTTTATTGGCACCTAATATTGACGCTTTGATACCGACGTTGGTATCGCGTTGTCAGCGCATCCCATTTTGCCGCCTGAATCCAGAGCAAATGGCACAGGTGTTGAAACAGGCTGGATATACGGAAGTTTTGGATCATCCTCAATTGATCGAGATGGCCCAGGGAAGTCCTGGGGGTGCGATCTCACATTGGCATCAGCAAGACTCGATTTCACCAGATCTCTTGCAGGCAGATTTGGAGACTCTCAACACGCCTCTAGCCTGTCTGGGGCTAGCTCAAAAAATTGATCAAGCTTTGGACCTCCCTTCTCAACTGTGGCTCCTAGACTACTATCAACAGGTATACTGGCGCACCTATGGTAATTCGGCCTTGGTCCATCAGTTTGAGAAAGCGAAGGAACAGCTACGTCACTATGCCCAACCCCGCTTAGTCTGGGAAGTAACCTTGTTAGCTTTAGCAGAACAATAG
- the tmk gene encoding dTMP kinase has product MLGKFIVFEGGEGAGKTTQLNLVNEWLSWSGWTNRIKAHIQGDYSPVLTTREPGGTILGKGIRKLLLDVTATGNEAIDERAELLLFAADRAQHVSSCLLPHLQHGSLVLCDRYTDSTIAYQGYGRALDLTLIHQLNQIATQDLESDLTFWLDIDAESGLARTHNREQDPEIETDRMEATEIAFHQRLRQGFTDLACQHPERIVRIEAQQPNTVVAQQIQESFEPYLQKWYP; this is encoded by the coding sequence ATGCTTGGTAAATTTATTGTTTTTGAAGGTGGCGAAGGGGCGGGGAAAACCACTCAGCTCAACTTGGTAAATGAGTGGTTGTCATGGAGCGGCTGGACCAACCGGATTAAGGCGCATATTCAGGGTGATTACTCCCCCGTTCTGACGACCCGAGAACCGGGGGGAACGATTTTAGGGAAAGGAATCCGCAAGTTGTTGTTGGATGTGACGGCGACCGGGAATGAGGCCATTGATGAAAGGGCTGAGTTATTGCTGTTTGCCGCGGATCGAGCTCAACATGTGTCAAGTTGTCTGCTGCCACATTTACAACATGGGTCTTTGGTATTGTGCGATCGCTATACGGATTCCACCATTGCCTATCAGGGATATGGTCGGGCATTAGACCTAACATTAATTCACCAGCTCAATCAAATTGCCACCCAAGACTTGGAGAGTGACCTCACCTTTTGGTTAGATATAGATGCCGAATCTGGGCTGGCCCGAACCCATAACCGGGAACAAGATCCAGAGATTGAAACGGATCGAATGGAGGCTACTGAGATTGCCTTCCACCAAAGACTGCGGCAGGGGTTTACCGACTTAGCCTGCCAACATCCAGAGCGGATTGTTCGAATTGAAGCTCAGCAGCCCAATACTGTGGTGGCCCAGCAGATTCAAGAGAGTTTCGAGCCATACCTCCAAAAATGGTATCCCTAA
- a CDS encoding PepSY domain-containing protein has product MAINKAQIRRLHARIAPIWFLPLILTSLSGSLYQVANLNKANSDFFWLLDIHKGNFGPLKLEVIYPFINTFALLMLAVTGITMWLQTPRRKRS; this is encoded by the coding sequence ATGGCTATAAATAAAGCCCAAATACGACGACTTCATGCTCGAATTGCACCCATATGGTTCCTGCCCCTTATCCTTACCTCTCTAAGTGGCTCTCTTTATCAAGTCGCCAATCTGAATAAAGCCAATAGTGATTTCTTTTGGCTACTCGATATCCATAAAGGAAACTTTGGCCCCCTCAAGCTAGAAGTCATTTATCCTTTTATCAATACCTTTGCCCTGCTGATGCTGGCAGTCACCGGCATCACTATGTGGCTGCAAACTCCTCGAAGAAAACGTTCATAA
- a CDS encoding triacylglycerol lipase: MRPTVILPGYLASATDYLDLQQQLKVLGTDTTIVPLQRKDWFPTLGGRPISPILEQLDRTVHEVLGRTQAPQVNIVGHSAGGWISRIYMGAEPYCDQVWQAQPKVHTLISLGTPHTSQESWTQRNLNFVNDNYPGAFHPEVQYVCVAGKALYGQRSWRLGQWFTYSSYKVTCGEGECWGDGVTPIMSAHLSGALNLTIDQVWHSPHPTQAVPRNTDYQWYGSPEVIKGWSSYLA, encoded by the coding sequence ATGCGACCCACCGTCATCCTGCCGGGGTATCTGGCTTCGGCAACAGACTATCTAGATCTCCAACAGCAACTCAAGGTTTTAGGCACAGACACGACTATTGTTCCCCTACAGCGTAAAGACTGGTTTCCCACCCTGGGTGGACGTCCCATCTCACCTATTTTGGAACAGCTAGATCGTACTGTTCATGAAGTTCTTGGACGCACCCAAGCCCCTCAAGTCAATATCGTCGGCCATTCAGCAGGGGGGTGGATCTCTCGGATCTATATGGGGGCAGAACCTTATTGTGATCAAGTTTGGCAAGCTCAGCCTAAAGTGCATACCCTGATTAGTCTGGGAACCCCACACACCAGCCAAGAATCATGGACCCAACGCAACCTCAATTTCGTGAATGATAACTACCCTGGTGCTTTTCATCCTGAAGTGCAATACGTATGCGTTGCGGGTAAAGCCCTTTATGGCCAGCGTAGTTGGCGATTGGGGCAGTGGTTTACCTATAGCAGTTATAAGGTCACTTGTGGTGAAGGTGAATGCTGGGGCGATGGGGTCACTCCAATCATGTCTGCCCATCTATCGGGTGCCCTCAATCTAACCATCGATCAGGTGTGGCATTCGCCGCATCCAACCCAAGCTGTTCCTAGAAATACAGACTATCAATGGTACGGATCACCAGAGGTGATTAAAGGTTGGAGTTCTTATTTGGCATGA
- a CDS encoding protelomerase family protein, whose amino-acid sequence MPAVASLGNTPQDRQIAEQWSTWMKQQWHDHGLKELKQQRNLMTEVRQALKQQLGEEHVVVETMNFSRDEWIQINLSINDTVAARNEQQGLIEQPDAIVDRAKMLLDSQDWSEVAAGLAVVTGRRCTELLQTAEFIFCSPYSVWFTGALKRRKESMELRFEIPTLASAKHAIAALELLRQRVNTVGLDLETINRKYSPPVAKACDRYFAELIPQRAGRGNLYTHLFRTIYARISTHWYAPPTVADVEYMAAIQGHFLIQKEQDTTLRRSLASTRHYNDYKIGDGQGNIDGRQGIRLRDPGVQVLQVFQSAAPQIEPEPLTEWEEQPMIRPVKRQHQRPKREISTLRLYQDERDRWLQVLDQFEPRGTQQEKMSVLLEWLEQSLKDGTPMSETPDDLDQLAHLFIEPLQPLRDPEAIRNLCQQEISDLEQDYYPEDYLPLYKRAIAEAIRSGQLPLIDGKTAERTSYTKEGVNYEQRTHYALLFLDDLDHELEAPASDTPQQVTPIKSDITPKIDSAPSQADSPSTTDQKLDTLATVLTQLVQVMQGDSVAPQPTPELDTAQNKMAHKNGHASSQQAKSTKSSTTTPDPEPSSPQKSGRRSGNTSAAAEAKIIQAINAIMDYNNVSTRTFDEKWMISSSILKRLTKSYQGVIQRVLDARKDEIKLHHQAHGLKGRHNTRHGRAGITIDQIIQLELD is encoded by the coding sequence TTGCCTGCGGTAGCTTCTTTAGGAAATACTCCTCAAGATCGCCAGATCGCAGAACAATGGTCGACTTGGATGAAGCAACAGTGGCATGACCATGGCCTAAAAGAGCTGAAACAGCAGCGCAATTTGATGACGGAGGTGCGGCAGGCACTCAAGCAGCAACTCGGTGAAGAGCATGTGGTCGTAGAGACCATGAATTTCTCACGGGATGAGTGGATTCAAATCAATTTATCGATTAATGATACGGTGGCAGCTCGCAACGAACAGCAGGGGCTGATTGAACAGCCCGATGCCATTGTCGATCGCGCCAAGATGCTGCTAGATAGTCAGGATTGGTCAGAAGTCGCCGCTGGGCTAGCCGTAGTAACCGGACGTCGCTGTACGGAGCTATTACAAACCGCTGAATTTATCTTTTGCTCCCCCTATAGCGTTTGGTTTACTGGAGCACTGAAACGTCGAAAAGAGTCCATGGAGCTACGTTTTGAAATTCCTACCCTTGCTTCTGCTAAACATGCGATCGCAGCCCTAGAGCTTCTCCGGCAACGAGTCAATACCGTGGGATTGGATCTAGAAACCATTAATCGCAAGTACAGTCCCCCCGTAGCCAAAGCCTGCGATCGGTATTTTGCCGAACTGATTCCCCAACGAGCCGGACGGGGCAATCTGTATACCCACCTATTTCGAACGATCTATGCTCGGATCTCTACCCATTGGTACGCTCCCCCCACTGTGGCGGATGTTGAATATATGGCTGCGATTCAAGGCCATTTTTTGATCCAGAAGGAGCAGGATACGACGCTCCGCCGATCCCTTGCCTCCACTCGCCACTACAATGACTACAAAATTGGTGACGGCCAGGGCAATATAGATGGTCGTCAAGGTATCCGACTACGAGATCCAGGGGTGCAGGTCCTGCAAGTGTTCCAAAGTGCCGCCCCTCAAATTGAACCAGAACCCCTCACTGAATGGGAAGAACAACCAATGATCCGACCTGTTAAACGTCAACACCAGCGCCCTAAGCGAGAAATTTCCACCCTAAGACTTTACCAAGATGAACGGGATCGGTGGCTCCAGGTGCTCGACCAGTTTGAGCCTCGTGGCACTCAACAAGAAAAGATGTCTGTGCTGCTGGAATGGCTAGAACAATCCCTAAAAGACGGGACTCCTATGAGTGAGACCCCAGATGATTTAGACCAGCTAGCCCACCTGTTTATTGAGCCACTACAGCCCCTCAGAGACCCAGAGGCTATCCGAAACCTGTGCCAGCAAGAAATTTCTGACCTGGAGCAGGACTACTATCCAGAGGATTATTTGCCCCTGTATAAACGAGCGATCGCAGAAGCAATACGCTCGGGGCAGCTCCCCCTAATTGATGGAAAGACAGCAGAACGAACCAGCTATACCAAAGAGGGGGTCAACTATGAGCAGCGCACCCATTATGCTCTGTTATTTCTAGACGATCTGGATCATGAATTGGAAGCTCCCGCATCTGATACGCCTCAACAAGTTACACCTATTAAATCGGACATTACACCTAAAATTGATTCAGCACCCAGTCAAGCCGACTCACCATCCACAACCGATCAAAAATTAGATACGTTAGCCACGGTACTGACACAGCTAGTACAAGTGATGCAGGGAGATTCGGTAGCTCCTCAACCCACTCCAGAACTAGACACTGCGCAGAATAAAATGGCCCACAAGAATGGCCATGCCTCATCTCAGCAGGCTAAATCTACAAAATCTTCAACAACAACGCCAGATCCAGAACCTTCTTCTCCCCAAAAGAGCGGCAGACGTTCAGGTAATACGTCTGCCGCTGCAGAAGCCAAAATCATCCAGGCCATTAACGCGATCATGGACTACAACAATGTTTCCACTCGAACCTTTGATGAAAAATGGATGATTAGCTCATCTATCCTCAAACGATTGACCAAGTCTTACCAAGGCGTGATTCAGCGGGTCCTAGATGCCCGCAAAGATGAAATTAAACTCCACCATCAGGCCCATGGTTTGAAAGGCCGTCATAATACTCGCCACGGTCGAGCTGGGATCACGATTGACCAAATAATTCAACTTGAGTTGGATTAA
- a CDS encoding sigma-70 family RNA polymerase sigma factor has protein sequence MNITDRDSNPIDVEVLPLLLEARQYPPGHYKRKQCLSKIIRIIQKSKKLWHEHTPYYEDALQLTWLYFCQNICEAGTGKQFDPERSSIITWLNQYLKWRLRDFQINKAQHHTRFCSPVSSTGTNKAGDTMANLAAPPDIPPILEVTRHWVETDPSGELRELHILNRPDANCQVLLLKRIFSDMQWDQISQEFDLPISTLSSFFQRRCMPVVKKFGEQQGFL, from the coding sequence ATGAATATCACTGATCGAGATTCAAATCCAATTGACGTAGAAGTTCTGCCATTGTTATTGGAAGCTCGTCAATATCCTCCAGGTCACTATAAAAGAAAACAATGTTTATCAAAAATAATTAGGATTATCCAAAAATCGAAAAAGCTTTGGCATGAACATACTCCATATTATGAAGATGCCTTACAACTGACTTGGCTTTATTTTTGTCAGAATATATGTGAAGCAGGTACCGGAAAGCAGTTTGACCCAGAACGCAGCAGCATCATTACCTGGTTAAATCAGTATCTTAAATGGCGTTTACGAGACTTTCAGATCAACAAGGCTCAGCATCATACGAGATTTTGTTCTCCTGTCTCATCAACTGGAACTAATAAGGCTGGTGACACTATGGCAAATCTTGCTGCTCCTCCAGATATCCCTCCTATTTTGGAAGTGACCCGTCATTGGGTGGAAACAGATCCATCTGGAGAATTGCGTGAGCTACATATTCTCAATCGACCTGATGCCAATTGCCAAGTGTTGTTGTTGAAGCGCATCTTCTCTGATATGCAATGGGATCAAATTTCTCAGGAGTTTGATCTGCCTATCTCTACACTGAGTAGTTTTTTTCAAAGACGATGTATGCCAGTGGTCAAGAAATTTGGCGAGCAGCAAGGTTTTCTATAA